The Candidatus Celerinatantimonas neptuna DNA segment TTCCCTCATCAGGGGGCAAACTACCAATCGCTTTGCTCTAAGGTCTGGTGTGATTGGGAAACCCCTTGGGCGCTATTCCCTGAGCGGAGGCATTCGATAATCAGAATGGATGAGGTTAAATAACCTGAGCTGCGCATAAGAAAAATGAAAATTTGAGGAACTAAACGTCTTTGCCGTGATCAGATCTTCTGACCAAAGAAAAGGTGAACACAAAGGATAAGGGCATGGATAGTTTAGAGTCAATTTATGGAGATGATTTTTACACCCAGTTTGAATCCGCATGAAAGCCCATTGACTTGAGAGTTGAGAAAGAAAGCAATTTAAGCCTCTTGTCGACTTTTATCGAGTGTAGTCATGACTATTGCCATTACCTTTCATCAATCGGGTTTTCGTGATTTTAAACGTTTCTACATCAACAAACGGGTGTATATATACTGACGCGATGCGTTTCCTGATTGGGTCAGTTATACGGGAATGCTCACATTGATGCAGACAGTCCTGGTACCTGACCCAATGAAAAATGAAACCAACAGTCATGGCCTATGTTGATGTTACGGCTCACAAAGTCTGTCATAACTTACGTATTCCAAGGCATAAAGTGTTTGCAGATATAGTGGCGCGAGGAAAAGGATCCATGGGGTGGTTTTATGGCTTTAAACTCCATTTGATCATGAATGATGAAAGGGATCCTGGTTGCCAAAGTGATGCTTAGGAATACAGATAGAGTACCAGTTCCTGAAATGGTCGATGGGCTTTTTGGTCGGCGACAAAGGATATATCAAAGTCGTTAGAAACAGAGCTAAACGAACGTGAGCTCAAATTCGTCACGGGTCAACGCAAAAATATGCCCTTCAGGAGTTAAAAACTCTGGGATAAGCTCATCATGTTAAGACCCCGATTTATCATAGAAACCGTCTTTGCTCAGTTGAAAAACATAGCTCAGATCGAACATTCACGACATCGTAGCTGTGTAACCTTTATGGTAGATCTAATCGCGGGTCTGATTGCTTATACATTCCAGGATAAAAAGCCGGGCATCAAAATCACATGGTTTGAAAAAGAGCAGCTTATGCAGAACTGAGGTTAAATAGCAAATATCAGTGGCTGAATTACGTTCGAAATTGGTTGGACAACGATGCAGTTTTATCTGTTGCAGAAGTTATGGTTATACAATTGACTATTGGTGCTGCAAAATTCTCATCTGCAATTAAGTAGGATTATCAAGGCTGTTATTGATGGCCAAATTTTTGCTGCCACTTAATAAGTACTTGATAAGCGATTGGAAACAAAAATCCCTCATAAAATGAAGGATTTTGGCCATGTCATGTGATTGACTATTTGCTGCGCTGATTTAAACCAGGTGCGACAGGCTGTTTAGGTATTTGATCTTGAGGCTGGTACAGTAGATTATTGATACTTTGTAAATCGGTTAATTTTAATGTACCTGCGAATTCCTTCAGGGTCAGCATGTTAACGATGTAATCGTAACGGGCACCTGCCAGCTGTTCTTTAGACTGATAATAATTACTGGTGGAATCCTGAACATCGACAATTGTTCGGGTACCGACATCAAACCCGGCCTCGGTTGCTTTCAAAGCACTTAAAGATGATGCAACGGTTTGCTTATAAGCTTTAATCGAACTTAAGTTAGCTCGTACATCATTGTAAGTTTGATAAAGGTTTACCTGAACTGTTCGGAAGGTCTGTACTAATGCCTGACTGGCCTGTACGTAGTTATAACGAGCCTGTAGAACCTGCGAATTAACCGAGCCCCCCTGATACAGCGGCATACTAAATTGCAAACCGATTGTTCCCTGATTGGTATGACCGGATTGATAGTTTGAAAGATCAGATTTGTCAAAGCTCATATACCCGGTTGTTCCATCGGCAACAAGCGATAAAGTGGGGAGATGACCACTTTTGGCCAGATCAATTTGCTGTTCTGATATTTGTTTTGAAATCCGTTCGGCATTGAGTTGCAGGTTTTTGTCAATAGCCTGGTTCATCCAGAATTTTTTAGCTTGTTGCAATGGTGCCGGGGCAAACAATTTTGTATTGAGGAGTTTTAAATTCTGTGGGCGAATGCCAATAATATCCCTCAGTGCTTCATAACTGTTAGCCAGCGTGTTTTCTGATTGAATTTCCTGGGCTACCGTACGGTCATATTCTGCCTGAGATTCATTCACGTCGGTTATAGGGGTTAGTCCGACTTTATAACGCTGTTTAGTTTGCTCTAGCTGGCGTGCGACTGAAGCTTTGTTTGCTCTGACATATGAGAGATTATCAATGGCCCGAAGCACATTAAAATAGGCTGTAGCAACGCGGACAATCAGATGTTGTTGTTGATACTTGTAAAGGGCATCCTGTTGTGTTGCTGTTTTCTCTGCAATACCCAGATTGAGCCAGTTTGCTTTAGAAAAAATGGATTGGCTTAGTGATAATCCAGCAGTGGATTGATGGTATTTGTACAGGTCAGAATATGACTCTGAGTCGGTTGAATTATGCCCTGTCGATGCAGTATAGCCTGCTGTTAAGTTGATCTGGGGTAGTAATGCGGCTTGGGATTGACTGATCTTCTCGAAAGATGCATCACGTTTTGCTTTAGCTTGCAAAAGAACTGGATCTTTTTGTTGAGCGAGTTGATAAATTTGTAATAGATCGTCAGCATAGCTATTAACAGTAAACGAGCCTACACAGGCTGCCACCAAAATAGATGTAATTTTCAGCTTCATTCTGATTCCTTTTTGCCCGAATTGGGATACCCAAGAAAACAAGGTATGTGGATTTTGCAAAAGTATCCAGTTTATTGTGATATCTCATTCTACGAAATTATTATTGCCTGGGCAATTATAAACTTAACTTACTTATTTAATTTTATCTCGTAATTTATACTATTTTGTGTGTCTTTGTTACGATTGCAGTGCGACAACCAATCGTATCGAAATTCATGATATTGGGCATTTTTCGCTTTTTATCAAAAATAAAGTCCCTTCACACTGGGCGATGCCAGATACAAAACGACATCGGATAAAGTGGTTATGCAGCCTTGCAAATGCTGTGGTATTCGGTCAGCGTTTCGCCCAATCCAGGACCATATTACTATGAAAGTCAACACGAAAGGTTGGGTGTCGAAAACCTGTAAACGGTGCGATACCACTCGGTTCATTTCGGTGCAATTGTCCCTTCATTTATCCCCAAACAAGTCTACTATGCTGGAATAACGGTATGTATGAACGAGACGAAATAATTTATTTGAGTCTATTCATATAGTTATTTCAGATTAGTGGCGTGTGATGAGACTGGAATAATTGTTGCTAAATATAATTTATATGAAATAAACGTATTAATGCGTATTTTAATCAAAGACATATTCACAATCAGGAAAAGAAATGAAGGAGCTTTGATGGAAATAGCCTCTCACGTATTATAGTTTATCATTATGCTTACAGGTCCGATGGCTTTCGCCAAAAAACAGGATAAAAAAAGATGTTCAATCAGATAGACAAAACTTTTTTACGTCAAACATTTACCTTGGCATAATCTGCTAAGGAATACGGTATTCACCCTTTTGCAGTAATTTTGGTCAATGACGACAATAACGTGTTGATGTCTCAGATTAATAGTTATCGCTGGATCTTGATATGACCGGCCATGTAGGTCGTCAATTGATGACCCGGGCAAGCCAAACATGTCGGATTTTTTTGCCCGATGCACCTGTATGTTTCTGCCGAACTGTGTGCGATGTGTGCTGGCGCAGCTTATCGGGCCGGCATTGGACGAGTGGTTTACGGGCTTAGTGAAGCTCGTTTAAAATTGATCGCCAGTAATAATCTGGAAAATCCGACTATGGACCTGCCGTATTGGGTGGTTTTTGCCGCCAACCAGAGGGAGGTTGAAATTATCGGACCATATTTAGAAGAAGCTTTGGCACTTCATGAAGGGGTCTGGTAGCGTGTTCAAAGCTGCGAAGATGCGTTATCTGTATCTCGTCCCTATTTTAAAACCTACCTTTATTGTAACAATGTGTCTGTTTGTTAAATCGATAGTCTGCTTTGATTGAACGGCAAGTTACTTTAAATTGGCTCTTTTTTCCGTTATACAATATTTGCTTCAGCCGTTAACTGGTTTGATTCCGATATACATCTGACTGGATAAATGCGTTGGAACCGACTGTGTTCATGATAGGTATAAATTTTGCACTTTGGTGATTAAGTTTAATTTTTCGATTTGTCTTTCAAATATTTCTAATCTGAATGGAGCTTAGATTAGCTGTTTCTGGCCTGGAATGATATTGACGATTTTAATGTTGTGCGGATATCTTGTATTCTATTATCTATCCTACAAGGAGCTGTTATGAGTAAATTTGTGCAGGAATCTCAGTTTGACCGGGATGATGTGGAAGTGGGAGAAGTCAGCGAACTATATCGTGGTTTTTTCAAGCTTTACGGTTATCAAATCCGACATCGCTTGTTTGAGGGGGGATGGAGTCAATGGTTTTCCCGGGAAGTGCTCGATCGGGGCCATGCTGCGGCTGTTTTGTTATATGATCCAAAAGAAGATCAGGTTGTTATGGTTGAGCAGTTTAGGGTTGGTGCTTATCCAAGTGCGTCAACGCCTTGGCAATTAGAGCTTGTCGCCGGTATGTTAGATAAAGATGGCGAGGATCCTCAGGATGTTATCTGTCGTGAAGCCTCTGAAGAAGCCGGAGTACAAGTTGGGCGGATAGAGAAACTTTATAGCTACTATCCGAGTGCCGGGGGAATGACTGAACAGATTCATCTTTATGTCGCTGAAGTTGACTCACAAAAAGCAAGAGGGATCCATGGCTTAGCTCAGGAAAATGAAGATATCCTGGTTCATGTGCTGACAAGGCAACAAGCATTAGATTTGATTGAAACAGGGCGTATTAATAATGCTGCGGCGATGATTGCATTACAATGGTTGGCAATGAATGTCGATCATCTACGTGATCGTTGGGGTTATCGTAGTTTAGACAAATAAAAAGGTATGTGTGTGGTAAAGAAGTATAGGGTTGATTTGAATAAACTAATGCAGATTTATGCAGCAAATTACCTGCTATTTTGTCGAATGTTTCCGACAGATCTCGAAGTGGGTGAGTTGCTTATTCTCAGATTATCTTATCACTTTGAAGAGTCTTGTTCCGGACTATTAGAATTGAAATGTCGTGAACAAACGCCATATACTTCTGTTTTTTCAATTCATCAAAAGTTCAGTAAAACTCTGTCTGGGTTATCAGAACCTGAAATGGTGATTCGGTTGTACCATGACGCGGCATTGGCTGAAGTGTGTTCTAGTCAGCAGATTTCTCGGTTGAAGCCACGCTATGATTATCCGAACAATCACATGTATCAGCAAGATGAAAAACAACAGGTTAACCAATTTTTATATGACTGGTTACAATATTGTTTAGCACATCGGGTAGCCGTGGATGTTTCGGCGCAGTAAAATAACGTATTTGTTAATTTTTATATCAATAATATAGAAAGCGATTGTGGCATTTGAAAAAATTTTTACAGGCGCAGATAAAAATGGCAATTTGCGGTTGTTACAACTAACAGATACACACCTGTTTGCAAACCGTGGAACAGGGCTGTTGGGTATAAATACACTGGACTCATTCAGGGCTGTGTTATCGCAGGTTAGTGCTGATCAGATCGGATTTGACTGGGTCATGGCAACAGGTGACATATCTCAGGATCACAGTGAACGTTCTTATGAGCGTTTTATGGAGGAGATATGTATTCTGAATCGGCCGGTGCTCTGGTTACCTGGTAACCATGATATGCAGCCTGTGATGAATACTTCGTTGCATGCCGGTGGGTTTAGTTCAGCAAAACATCTTATTAGTGATTACTGGCAATTGATTTTGCTTGATACTCAGGTTCCACAATATCCTCATGGCTATTTATGTCGTGAGCAGTTAGACTTTTTAGCGGATGCATTATCCTGTTACCCGGAAAAATACACACTTATTTTGATGCATCATCAGAGTTGTCCTATTGGATGCCGTTGGCTTGATCAGCATAATCTTAAAAATACTGAAGACTTTCATAAAATTATTGCGGGTAGGCATCATGTAAAAGCTGTATTATTTGGGCATATTCACCAGAATTTTGAATACCAGCAAAATGGAGTAGCCTATATTGCTTCGCCGAGTACTTGTATTCAATTCTTACCACTTTCGAATGATTTTGCGTTAGATTATCAGCAACCTGGATATCGGTATTTGACATTAGCTGCAGATGGTAAAATTGTAACTCGTGTTAAAAGGCTTACAGGAAATCAGTTTTTGCCGGATAACCAGTCTCAAGGGTACTAGCTTATCAGAGAGGAGTTTACCTTGGCCGGGCGATATTTATTGTTCATTCATGGTTATGAAGGAACATTTCAGTCTTATAAAGGTCGTTGTTTGCGTGATTACCTTGCAAAGTATTATTCTGATGTATCTCTTATTATTCCACAATTGGCTTGTTATCCTCGTCCTGCTTGGCAGCAAATTGAAGAGATTATTGAGAATTATCAGGATAAGCTAGCTGGTATTATCGGGGCCTCAATGGGTGGGTTCATGGCCGCCAAAGCTTCCGTAATATCCTCGTTACCTGCGGTTTTAGTGAATCCTCTAGCGGATTTAGATCAAGTAAGAATGTTATTGGGAGAACATATACATCCGCATACTAAAGAGCAGTACTGTTTAACAGAAAAACACTTTTATCAGCTGAAACAGCTTCAGGTTTCTCCTGAACAGATGAGTTCGAGGCAATGGCTTCTGTTGCAAACCGGCGATGAAATCCTTGATTTTCGGAAGGCTCTGCAAGCTTATCCCAATACTCGCCAGAGTGTAGAATGTGGTGGTAATCATGGATTTGTTGGTTTTCACCGATATGTTCCTGCTATTATTCGTTTTTTATTAGAAGATTAAATAACTATGACCAATCAATATACCTCGGATGCAATTGAGGTCCTGAGTGGGCTTGATCCGGTAAGACGTCGACCGGGCATGTATACCGAAACCGATCGACCGAATCATCTGGCCCAGGAGGTCATAGATAATAGTGTTGATGAAGCATTAGCAGGGTATGCACAGAATATTTGTGTCACTTTGTATCAGGACCAATCTTTATCAGTCAGTGATGATGGACGTGGGATGCCTGTTGATATTCATCCTAAACTTGGGGTGAGTGGTGTCGAGCTGATTTTTACCCGGTTACATGCCGGTGGTAAGTTTTCTAATAAAAACTATCAGTTTTCTGGTGG contains these protein-coding regions:
- the tolC gene encoding Outer membrane protein TolC: MKLKITSILVAACVGSFTVNSYADDLLQIYQLAQQKDPVLLQAKAKRDASFEKISQSQAALLPQINLTAGYTASTGHNSTDSESYSDLYKYHQSTAGLSLSQSIFSKANWLNLGIAEKTATQQDALYKYQQQHLIVRVATAYFNVLRAIDNLSYVRANKASVARQLEQTKQRYKVGLTPITDVNESQAEYDRTVAQEIQSENTLANSYEALRDIIGIRPQNLKLLNTKLFAPAPLQQAKKFWMNQAIDKNLQLNAERISKQISEQQIDLAKSGHLPTLSLVADGTTGYMSFDKSDLSNYQSGHTNQGTIGLQFSMPLYQGGSVNSQVLQARYNYVQASQALVQTFRTVQVNLYQTYNDVRANLSSIKAYKQTVASSLSALKATEAGFDVGTRTIVDVQDSTSNYYQSKEQLAGARYDYIVNMLTLKEFAGTLKLTDLQSINNLLYQPQDQIPKQPVAPGLNQRSK
- the nudF gene encoding ADP-ribose pyrophosphatase, which encodes MSKFVQESQFDRDDVEVGEVSELYRGFFKLYGYQIRHRLFEGGWSQWFSREVLDRGHAAAVLLYDPKEDQVVMVEQFRVGAYPSASTPWQLELVAGMLDKDGEDPQDVICREASEEAGVQVGRIEKLYSYYPSAGGMTEQIHLYVAEVDSQKARGIHGLAQENEDILVHVLTRQQALDLIETGRINNAAAMIALQWLAMNVDHLRDRWGYRSLDK
- the cpdA_2 gene encoding 3',5'-cyclic adenosine monophosphate phosphodiesterase CpdA — translated: MAFEKIFTGADKNGNLRLLQLTDTHLFANRGTGLLGINTLDSFRAVLSQVSADQIGFDWVMATGDISQDHSERSYERFMEEICILNRPVLWLPGNHDMQPVMNTSLHAGGFSSAKHLISDYWQLILLDTQVPQYPHGYLCREQLDFLADALSCYPEKYTLILMHHQSCPIGCRWLDQHNLKNTEDFHKIIAGRHHVKAVLFGHIHQNFEYQQNGVAYIASPSTCIQFLPLSNDFALDYQQPGYRYLTLAADGKIVTRVKRLTGNQFLPDNQSQGY